A DNA window from Lagenorhynchus albirostris chromosome 5, mLagAlb1.1, whole genome shotgun sequence contains the following coding sequences:
- the CRYGS gene encoding gamma-crystallin S isoform X1, translated as MQDVARVETKLESYSWISALGKPIYAPKMSKAGTKITFFEDKNFQGRHYDSDCDCADFHMYLSRCNSIRVEGGTWAVYERPNFAGYMYILPRGDYSEYQHWMGLNDRLSSCRAVHLSSGGQYKIQIFEKGDFNGQMYETTEDCPSIMEQFHMREVHSCKVLEGAWIFYELPNYRGRQYLLDKKEYRKPIDWGAASPAVQSFRRIVE; from the exons ATGCAAGATGTTGCACGTGTTGAAACTAAACTGGAAAG CTATTCCTGGATTTCAGCACTGGGGAAACCAATCTATGCACCAAAAATGTCTAAAGCTGGAACCAAG ATTACTTTCTTTGAAGACAAAAACTTTCAAGGCCGCCACTATGACAGCGATTGCGACTGTGCAGATTTCCACATGTACTTGAGTCGCTGCAACTCCATTAGAGTGGAAGGAGGCACCTGGGCTGTGTATGAAAGGCCCAACTTTGCTGGGTACATGTACATCCTACCCCGGGGCGACTACTCTGAGTACCAGCACTGGATGGGCCTCAATGACCGTCTCAGCTCCTGCAGGGCTGTCCACCTG TCTAGTGGAGGCCAGTATAAGATTCAGATCTTTGAGAAAGGGGATTTTAATGGTCAGATGTATGAAACCACTGAAGACTGCCCTTCCATCATGGAGCAGTTTCACATGCGAGAGGTCCACTCCTGTAAGGTGCTGGAGGGCGCGTGGATCTTCTACGAGCTGCCCAACTACCGTGGCAGGCAGTACCTCCTGGACAAGAAGGAGTACCGGAAGCCCATCGACTGGGGCGCAGCTTCCCCAGCTGTCCAGTCTTTCCGCCGCATTGTGGAGTGA
- the CRYGS gene encoding gamma-crystallin S isoform X2: protein MSKAGTKITFFEDKNFQGRHYDSDCDCADFHMYLSRCNSIRVEGGTWAVYERPNFAGYMYILPRGDYSEYQHWMGLNDRLSSCRAVHLSSGGQYKIQIFEKGDFNGQMYETTEDCPSIMEQFHMREVHSCKVLEGAWIFYELPNYRGRQYLLDKKEYRKPIDWGAASPAVQSFRRIVE, encoded by the exons ATGTCTAAAGCTGGAACCAAG ATTACTTTCTTTGAAGACAAAAACTTTCAAGGCCGCCACTATGACAGCGATTGCGACTGTGCAGATTTCCACATGTACTTGAGTCGCTGCAACTCCATTAGAGTGGAAGGAGGCACCTGGGCTGTGTATGAAAGGCCCAACTTTGCTGGGTACATGTACATCCTACCCCGGGGCGACTACTCTGAGTACCAGCACTGGATGGGCCTCAATGACCGTCTCAGCTCCTGCAGGGCTGTCCACCTG TCTAGTGGAGGCCAGTATAAGATTCAGATCTTTGAGAAAGGGGATTTTAATGGTCAGATGTATGAAACCACTGAAGACTGCCCTTCCATCATGGAGCAGTTTCACATGCGAGAGGTCCACTCCTGTAAGGTGCTGGAGGGCGCGTGGATCTTCTACGAGCTGCCCAACTACCGTGGCAGGCAGTACCTCCTGGACAAGAAGGAGTACCGGAAGCCCATCGACTGGGGCGCAGCTTCCCCAGCTGTCCAGTCTTTCCGCCGCATTGTGGAGTGA